From Myxocyprinus asiaticus isolate MX2 ecotype Aquarium Trade chromosome 25, UBuf_Myxa_2, whole genome shotgun sequence, one genomic window encodes:
- the LOC127415552 gene encoding integrator complex subunit 9-like isoform X1: protein MCHSVSILRDLSLVFCVFQPMDQRSLKNSDVLILTGLTQIPTANPDGMLGEFCSNLAMTTHSGGNVLVPCYSSGVIYDLECLYQFMDSANLGNTPFYFISPVANSSLPFSQIFSEW, encoded by the exons ATGTGCCATTCAGTTTCTATTTTGCGTGATTTaagtcttgtgttttgtgtttttcagcCGATGGACCAGAGATCTCTGAAGAACAGTGATGTGCTCATCCTGACAGGTCTGACGCAAATCCCCACCGCCAACCCAGACGGCATGCTGGGAGAATTCTGCAGCAACCTGG CTATGACGACCCATTCCGGAGGGAACGTATTGGTTCCATGTTATTCCTCTGGAGTCATCTATGACTTGGAGTGTCTGTATCAGTTCATGGACTCAGCAAACCTCGGGAACACGCCGTTTTATTTCATCTCCCCCGTGGCCAACAGCTCACTGCCGTTCTCGCAGATCTTCTCAGAATGGTAA
- the LOC127415552 gene encoding integrator complex subunit 9-like isoform X2 — MDQRSLKNSDVLILTGLTQIPTANPDGMLGEFCSNLAMTTHSGGNVLVPCYSSGVIYDLECLYQFMDSANLGNTPFYFISPVANSSLPFSQIFSEW, encoded by the exons ATGGACCAGAGATCTCTGAAGAACAGTGATGTGCTCATCCTGACAGGTCTGACGCAAATCCCCACCGCCAACCCAGACGGCATGCTGGGAGAATTCTGCAGCAACCTGG CTATGACGACCCATTCCGGAGGGAACGTATTGGTTCCATGTTATTCCTCTGGAGTCATCTATGACTTGGAGTGTCTGTATCAGTTCATGGACTCAGCAAACCTCGGGAACACGCCGTTTTATTTCATCTCCCCCGTGGCCAACAGCTCACTGCCGTTCTCGCAGATCTTCTCAGAATGGTAA